A stretch of Vibrio sp. B1FLJ16 DNA encodes these proteins:
- a CDS encoding AraC family transcriptional regulator, translating to MVASSMMFNISGIHSKQPWFVLSSEQFLTRLSTTNPEVSHFYSFKAGNSESPTTAIPDGCIDIVFDCDADTSGALVCGTRLEASSVIFERSHRYFGVRFNPGVKPDFLHASAGELTNKEYNLQDVMPCSSQLIDYVLEAKDFSKQVEAVSQFLNVLTTKSQRSSANVTRQIVAKICQHKGNIQVQELERFSGYTSRTLQRMFKNDIGLSPKGFSRAIRCQSAVYDINHSNNLTFSDLATDLGFSDQPHFLREFKKLVNVTPLDYQNRVKEKTYLERIHCY from the coding sequence ATGGTGGCTTCATCAATGATGTTCAATATTTCAGGTATACACTCAAAACAACCTTGGTTTGTCTTGAGCTCAGAGCAGTTCCTTACTCGGCTATCAACCACCAATCCCGAAGTATCTCACTTCTACAGCTTTAAAGCCGGGAACTCTGAATCCCCGACGACTGCGATTCCGGATGGCTGTATTGATATCGTCTTTGACTGTGATGCCGATACATCCGGCGCTTTGGTCTGCGGTACAAGGTTAGAGGCATCTTCGGTCATATTCGAACGTAGCCATCGCTACTTTGGCGTGAGGTTTAATCCGGGTGTAAAGCCGGATTTTTTACACGCATCGGCGGGTGAATTAACGAACAAAGAGTACAATTTACAAGATGTTATGCCTTGCTCAAGTCAACTCATTGATTACGTTTTAGAAGCAAAAGACTTTTCGAAACAAGTAGAGGCAGTAAGCCAGTTTCTCAACGTTCTTACCACTAAAAGCCAACGCAGTTCGGCTAACGTGACACGACAGATCGTCGCCAAAATTTGTCAGCATAAAGGGAATATTCAAGTTCAGGAATTAGAACGGTTTTCAGGATACACCAGCAGGACTTTGCAGCGAATGTTCAAGAATGACATCGGCTTGTCACCGAAAGGGTTTAGTCGCGCAATACGATGCCAATCAGCAGTTTACGATATCAATCACAGCAACAATCTCACATTTTCTGATCTGGCCACAGATCTGGGCTTCAGCGACCAGCCACACTTTCTGCGCGAGTTTAAGAAATTGGTGAATGTGACCCCACTGGATTACCAGAACAGAGTAAAAGAAAAGACCTATTTAGAGCGCATTCACTGTTATTAA
- a CDS encoding response regulator transcription factor, translating to MSKQLTILIADTQPIYREGLSAAITQRMDVNEIIFARTQAEVLSALRNHTIDLIVMDVVLQDCNGLQLAKSVFRRDYQGAIVFLTAQDNNHYSKLASQIGAHGCLSKDEDSQVVIDALISASKGYRVFKNNFVSDSITLSMREQVVLDYLMKGYNNKKIANILSLSDKTVSTYKQRVLKKFNVSSLMEAASLNQASAH from the coding sequence ATGTCAAAACAACTAACAATTCTAATTGCCGATACTCAGCCAATTTATCGAGAAGGACTAAGCGCTGCGATTACACAGAGAATGGATGTTAACGAAATCATCTTTGCTCGCACACAGGCTGAAGTTCTATCTGCATTACGAAACCATACTATCGACCTCATCGTTATGGATGTCGTACTGCAAGATTGTAATGGCCTCCAACTGGCTAAATCTGTATTCAGACGAGATTACCAAGGTGCAATTGTATTTTTGACTGCGCAGGATAATAACCATTACTCAAAACTGGCTTCACAAATCGGTGCGCACGGTTGCCTGAGTAAAGATGAAGATAGCCAGGTTGTTATTGATGCATTAATTTCAGCGTCTAAAGGCTACCGTGTTTTCAAGAACAACTTCGTCTCAGATAGCATTACGTTGTCAATGAGAGAACAGGTCGTCCTCGATTACTTAATGAAAGGCTACAACAATAAGAAAATTGCCAACATCCTGTCGTTAAGTGACAAGACCGTCAGTACATATAAGCAACGAGTACTTAAGAAATTTAATGTCTCTTCACTCATGGAAGCTGCCAGTCTGAATCAAGCCTCCGCTCATTAA
- a CDS encoding nucleotidyltransferase family protein yields the protein MIKLVDVLVKPEKLLEVPPSALSDIVSEARYFNMLAQLKYLCESKGYWSSLPKKFTSHLSSASLFYENQRRKLEIEAEEITKVLTPLNVQWMYLKGGAYHLNGMTGFSGRMMSDIDILVEESAISRVEAAFKDNSWVSAKISNYDEKFYRSWSQEIPPLRHLYRQVELDVHFNILPKTLKETVDGKYLFEQAVPMDSRPFQKVLKPHAMLIHSAIHLFYESEYHKGLRDLYDIWILIENYSAQENFWDDLIDLQSKIGNEESIYLALRYSKMVYNASIPSTVLEHYDRYKPNKFYLSILDFCFLNVFTSMYPPHKKLGHSFSEGVLYLRGHLKRMPLRLLIPHLTKKSIDKLKIQEEEVRDII from the coding sequence GTGATAAAGCTAGTTGATGTATTAGTTAAACCAGAAAAGTTATTGGAGGTTCCCCCTTCAGCTCTTTCGGACATCGTTTCTGAAGCCCGATATTTCAACATGTTGGCTCAATTAAAGTATCTTTGTGAAAGCAAAGGATACTGGTCTTCGTTGCCGAAAAAATTCACATCACATTTATCTTCCGCGTCACTGTTTTATGAAAATCAAAGAAGAAAGCTGGAAATTGAAGCTGAAGAGATAACCAAAGTCCTTACACCTTTGAATGTGCAATGGATGTATTTAAAGGGCGGCGCTTACCATCTGAATGGCATGACTGGTTTTTCAGGCCGTATGATGAGTGATATCGACATTTTGGTAGAAGAGTCGGCAATAAGCCGAGTCGAAGCTGCGTTTAAGGACAATAGTTGGGTCTCCGCAAAAATCAGTAACTATGACGAAAAATTTTATCGCAGTTGGTCACAAGAAATTCCACCGTTGAGGCATCTTTACCGCCAGGTTGAACTGGACGTGCATTTCAATATTTTGCCCAAAACTCTTAAAGAAACCGTCGATGGAAAATACTTGTTTGAGCAAGCAGTTCCGATGGACTCAAGACCCTTTCAAAAAGTGTTAAAACCTCATGCGATGCTCATCCATAGTGCTATTCACCTGTTTTATGAAAGTGAATATCACAAGGGTCTGAGAGATCTTTATGATATATGGATTCTGATCGAAAATTATTCTGCGCAAGAGAACTTCTGGGACGACTTAATCGATCTGCAAAGTAAGATTGGTAATGAAGAATCGATATACTTGGCGCTTCGCTACAGTAAGATGGTCTATAACGCTTCCATCCCTTCCACAGTACTTGAGCACTACGACCGCTACAAGCCTAATAAATTCTATCTCTCTATTTTAGATTTTTGCTTTTTAAACGTTTTCACGTCTATGTATCCACCACACAAAAAGCTTGGCCACAGTTTTTCTGAAGGCGTGCTTTACCTGAGAGGGCATTTAAAAAGAATGCCGCTAAGGCTGCTCATCCCACACTTGACTAAGAAGTCGATAGATAAATTGAAAATTCAGGAAGAAGAAGTACGGGATATCATCTGA
- a CDS encoding HprK-related kinase A — protein MIFSTTKKYLLQVGKFTFEIESDVSSLGDYLFNHYDKNLITSTEDVFVDYQISVKHSSWHRRFFKPQVEFRYCNLSPFKPLPLSQAHALLEWGMNWVLSTQAHQYLLIHSASLEKNGKGIIIAAPSGSGKSTLCAYLVSQGWRLLSDELAMIDPETLQMHGLSRPISLKNQSIDVIKPYFDDSHFSRIAVDTHKGTICLLKPPLSSIEQASTPVAPKLIVFVNYNQNEKLFIETVQSPIALTEVIQNSFNFGLLNMKGFQCAKRLVTECDTVYVEYSDLKACEQALSGYLSEEDYCDKAS, from the coding sequence TTGATTTTTTCTACAACTAAAAAGTACCTGTTACAGGTCGGTAAGTTTACGTTTGAAATTGAGTCAGATGTCTCCTCTTTAGGAGACTATCTTTTTAATCACTACGACAAAAACTTGATAACCAGTACTGAAGACGTGTTTGTCGATTATCAAATATCGGTTAAACACAGCAGTTGGCACAGACGTTTTTTCAAGCCTCAAGTAGAGTTTCGATACTGTAATCTTTCCCCATTTAAACCTCTTCCGTTATCGCAGGCGCACGCCCTGTTAGAGTGGGGAATGAATTGGGTTCTTTCTACTCAGGCGCATCAATATTTGCTGATCCATTCCGCTTCGTTAGAAAAAAATGGTAAAGGCATTATTATTGCCGCGCCTTCTGGGTCGGGTAAAAGTACGCTTTGCGCATATCTAGTTTCTCAAGGTTGGCGTTTGTTGTCTGACGAACTCGCAATGATTGACCCGGAAACCCTACAAATGCATGGGTTATCTCGCCCTATCAGTTTAAAAAATCAATCGATAGATGTAATCAAACCGTATTTTGATGATTCTCACTTTAGTAGAATTGCTGTGGATACGCATAAAGGGACAATCTGTCTGCTTAAGCCTCCTCTTTCTAGCATTGAGCAAGCGAGTACGCCGGTAGCCCCTAAGCTGATAGTCTTTGTTAATTACAATCAAAATGAAAAACTCTTTATTGAGACTGTTCAGAGCCCAATTGCTTTAACGGAAGTAATCCAGAACAGTTTTAATTTTGGTTTGCTGAATATGAAAGGCTTTCAATGCGCGAAACGTCTGGTTACAGAGTGCGACACAGTATATGTTGAGTACAGCGATTTAAAAGCGTGTGAGCAGGCATTAAGTGGGTATCTGAGTGAAGAGGACTACTGTGATAAAGCTAGTTGA
- the katG gene encoding catalase/peroxidase HPI: MSKDNHSAGKCPVMHGGMTSTGSTVMDWWPNALNLDILHQHDKKTNPLGEDFNYREELKKLDVEALKNDLKALMTDSQEWWPADWGHYGGLMIRMAWHSAGSYRNADGRGGASTGNLRFAPLNSWPDNANLDKARRLLWPLKKKYGNKISWADLMILAGNMAYESMGLKTFGFSFGREDIWHPEKDTYWGSEKEWLAESGGEGSRYSGERDLENSLAAVMMGLIYVNPEGVDGNPDPLKTAADMRVTFARMAMNDEETVALTAGGHTVGKAHGNGDAAELGPEPEAADIEEQGLGWNNHTSRSIGRDTVTSGIEGAWTTHPTQWDNGFFKMLLEHEWELKKSPAGAWQYEPVDIAEEDKPVDVEDPSIRYNPMMTDADMALKVDPEYRKISERFYQDPAYFNEVFARAWFKLTHRDLGPKSNYVGPEVPAEDLIWQDPIPAGVTGYDIAAVKAKIAATGLSVADLVATAWDSARTFRRSDLRGGANGARIRLAPQNAWEGNEPARLERVLGELTQVAEEFGISVADTIVLAGNVGIEQAVKAAGYDFEVPFAAGRGDATAEQTDAESFDVLEPLADGFRNWQKKHYTVKPEEMLLDRAQLLGLTAPEMTVLLGGMRVLGTNHGGSKHGVFTEREGVLTNDFFVNLTDMAYTWKPTGRNSYDICDRKSGEVKYTATRADLVFGSNSILRSYAEVYAQDDNQEKFVKDFIAVWTKVMNADRFDIA; encoded by the coding sequence ATGAGTAAAGACAACCATTCAGCAGGCAAGTGCCCGGTGATGCATGGTGGCATGACATCCACAGGTTCTACTGTTATGGACTGGTGGCCAAATGCACTGAATCTAGACATCCTTCATCAGCACGATAAAAAAACTAACCCATTAGGCGAAGATTTTAATTATCGTGAAGAGCTGAAAAAGCTTGATGTCGAAGCGTTAAAAAATGATCTCAAAGCGCTAATGACAGACAGCCAAGAGTGGTGGCCAGCAGACTGGGGTCACTACGGTGGCTTGATGATTCGTATGGCTTGGCACTCAGCGGGTAGTTACCGTAACGCGGATGGCCGTGGCGGTGCTTCTACCGGCAACCTACGTTTTGCTCCTCTTAACTCTTGGCCAGACAACGCGAACCTTGATAAAGCGCGTCGTCTACTTTGGCCACTTAAGAAAAAATACGGCAACAAAATAAGCTGGGCTGACTTGATGATTCTGGCTGGTAACATGGCTTACGAATCAATGGGTCTTAAAACCTTTGGTTTCTCTTTCGGCCGTGAAGATATCTGGCATCCAGAGAAAGACACTTACTGGGGTTCTGAAAAAGAGTGGTTGGCTGAATCAGGCGGCGAAGGTAGCCGTTACTCTGGTGAACGTGACCTAGAAAACTCTCTGGCAGCAGTAATGATGGGCTTGATTTACGTTAACCCAGAAGGTGTTGATGGCAACCCTGATCCACTAAAAACAGCGGCAGATATGCGCGTGACTTTTGCTCGCATGGCAATGAACGATGAAGAGACTGTTGCTCTAACTGCTGGTGGTCACACTGTAGGTAAAGCACACGGTAATGGTGACGCAGCTGAGCTAGGTCCAGAGCCAGAAGCGGCTGATATCGAAGAGCAAGGCTTAGGCTGGAACAACCACACTTCTCGCAGCATTGGTCGTGATACTGTGACCAGTGGCATCGAAGGTGCGTGGACAACTCACCCAACGCAATGGGACAACGGCTTCTTCAAGATGCTACTAGAGCACGAGTGGGAACTGAAAAAGAGCCCAGCGGGCGCTTGGCAGTACGAGCCAGTTGACATTGCAGAAGAAGATAAACCTGTTGATGTAGAAGATCCTTCAATCCGTTACAACCCTATGATGACGGACGCAGATATGGCGCTTAAAGTTGATCCTGAATATCGTAAGATTTCAGAGCGCTTCTACCAAGATCCAGCGTACTTCAACGAAGTATTTGCGCGTGCATGGTTCAAATTAACGCACCGTGACTTAGGCCCTAAATCAAACTACGTAGGTCCAGAAGTACCGGCTGAAGATTTGATTTGGCAAGATCCAATTCCTGCTGGCGTGACTGGTTACGATATTGCCGCTGTTAAAGCTAAAATTGCTGCGACAGGCTTAAGCGTTGCTGATTTAGTTGCTACTGCATGGGACAGCGCTCGTACATTCCGTCGTTCTGACCTTCGTGGTGGTGCGAACGGTGCACGTATTCGCCTTGCTCCGCAAAACGCTTGGGAAGGTAACGAGCCAGCACGTTTAGAGCGTGTACTAGGTGAGTTGACTCAAGTAGCTGAAGAATTTGGTATCAGCGTTGCAGATACTATCGTTCTTGCAGGTAACGTTGGTATCGAGCAAGCGGTTAAAGCGGCAGGTTACGACTTCGAAGTACCATTTGCGGCAGGCCGCGGTGATGCAACTGCTGAGCAAACTGACGCGGAATCATTCGACGTACTAGAGCCTCTTGCAGACGGTTTCCGTAACTGGCAGAAGAAGCATTACACAGTGAAACCTGAAGAGATGCTACTAGACCGCGCTCAACTGCTTGGTTTAACTGCACCTGAAATGACTGTTCTTCTTGGTGGTATGCGTGTACTTGGTACCAACCATGGTGGCAGCAAGCATGGTGTGTTCACAGAGCGTGAAGGTGTACTGACTAACGATTTCTTCGTTAACCTAACCGACATGGCTTACACTTGGAAGCCAACAGGTCGTAACTCTTACGATATCTGTGACCGTAAGAGTGGTGAAGTGAAATACACCGCAACGCGTGCTGACCTAGTATTTGGTTCAAACTCTATCTTGCGCTCTTACGCTGAAGTGTATGCACAAGACGATAACCAAGAGAAATTTGTTAAAGACTTCATCGCGGTTTGGACTAAAGTGATGAACGCTGACCGATTCGATATCGCTTAA
- a CDS encoding AarF/UbiB family protein — protein sequence MNQRQQQQLYFEQSGKNLIVGNIDDCPIPPEQLAITTGESPYVIEAFQSGLTAEVFRVRFEGKDYTLKKKRPEAKVKNLDGQLSFLNEVQRRSDLQKRKDCPDTTVDFECIVPTVYADYRLGIILSDWLEGDPVSAVSSSFLYQLFSTLSACEKVGLFEWDLCSGNLLIDSDQKLWLFDFGYMYPFDPLTELNSDGLNAPIFQFCERFETRFLSGWLVNHRGSHQESLAQFKNVKQEALNILLEQSRWLRKHNASKAVIQAKEAQIAKYQAALQDKESLENLFLLEMFRSHVLDIEDDLDGKSCTATTLKRVNTVLEMINEHYDLLKSQGALFYHNEGKTKSELIDDYQEKLALVEKYQLD from the coding sequence ATGAACCAACGCCAACAGCAGCAACTGTATTTTGAACAAAGCGGAAAGAACCTCATCGTTGGTAATATCGACGACTGTCCTATACCGCCGGAACAACTTGCGATAACAACCGGAGAATCGCCTTATGTAATCGAAGCTTTTCAGAGTGGGTTGACGGCTGAGGTCTTTCGAGTTCGGTTTGAAGGAAAAGACTATACGCTGAAAAAGAAGCGCCCAGAGGCAAAAGTAAAGAACCTCGACGGTCAGCTATCTTTCCTGAATGAAGTACAGCGCCGATCCGATTTGCAAAAACGGAAAGACTGTCCGGACACAACTGTCGATTTCGAGTGTATCGTACCAACAGTTTACGCCGACTATCGTCTCGGAATCATTCTGTCTGATTGGCTCGAAGGTGATCCTGTCAGCGCCGTATCTTCTTCCTTTCTTTATCAGCTTTTCTCAACCTTATCTGCATGTGAAAAGGTCGGTTTATTTGAATGGGATTTGTGTAGCGGGAATCTATTGATTGATAGCGACCAAAAACTGTGGCTGTTCGATTTCGGCTACATGTACCCGTTTGATCCATTGACGGAACTGAACAGTGACGGGCTTAATGCGCCGATATTTCAATTTTGCGAACGCTTTGAGACCCGGTTTCTGTCCGGCTGGCTTGTAAATCATCGGGGCTCACACCAGGAATCATTGGCTCAGTTCAAAAACGTTAAGCAAGAAGCGCTTAACATCTTGCTTGAGCAAAGCCGGTGGCTACGTAAACACAACGCGAGCAAAGCCGTTATTCAGGCGAAAGAAGCACAAATAGCTAAGTACCAAGCGGCCTTGCAGGATAAAGAAAGCTTAGAGAACTTATTTCTTCTTGAGATGTTCCGCTCTCACGTGCTGGATATCGAAGACGACCTCGACGGTAAGAGCTGTACTGCGACCACATTAAAACGAGTAAATACCGTGCTTGAGATGATCAACGAGCATTACGACCTCCTTAAAAGCCAAGGTGCGCTTTTCTATCACAATGAAGGAAAAACCAAATCAGAGTTAATTGATGACTATCAGGAAAAACTGGCTTTGGTAGAGAAGTATCAACTCGATTAA
- a CDS encoding M16 family metallopeptidase produces MRTVLLLSALMLSGCSAAPYSTPIQADTNWHVNQLSNGMRYHVYPTQDKEISIRMVVNTGSFQEQENQKGYAHFVEHMAFNGSTHFSGNEVVKLFEQSGGSFGADINAFTSYQLTTYKLDLADNLHLKEALTWMRDIGDGLTFSSEQVEKEKGVIMGEWRRANPDDKSFALNAYQASVEGTLYGEHEPIGTRESIENATAASLKSFHEQWYQPQYTDLIVTGNVDFESLSNLINKTFASWESRSEVVLKKRRDIRVNTKNEILPSNSTESPSLHLVIERGAISRQTIEQQHQEWLDEVAGQLIQQRLIADLNDAAVPFQYAYAQSYYSNYHRVMAVGLSFSPERREQMHELLMRTLSSLRDNGVTQIELDSILANWQGELANLDSDWSKRKPDSYAESRVFQLEQNSVSQSKQSYAYSLETFLDSATIEKLNTQISELLSQQPNFSIGMGQNETRAQFSGAFTALNTAYLRAGEKPLLMTEKSGAFLQPVKEGSIISEREEAGGFKVYTLSNNVEVWFQSDKKAAGRAYIYFASQGGKAALDKPLYPAFEIATMATVRSGLGNFSGSELDSYLRTNNISLVPMLDSTSHGVKVTAQKTRLETALNAIYNLTTELKVDERQLSAVKQEFKQQRRAFFASPTGKLIQEANRNVYMPDSRHRMLDSNGVDPVTSEQILAVHKRLFNFNDGFKMVIVADLASEQLEPLLKRYVASIEMRPGKPIDYHVSLKPDAPARSVITDGHEPSSLYLQLLTNANYDAQSGRDTMIVDILHRISSARVLDQLREELSLDYNPSVYPMIQDRERVSHWFFESQVDPKYVAIMDSQLNKVFDDLAVNISQKEVDIAVRQLVVAMQGMEDNPSQRAWLYGRYLVHDYGLKELLDVEKAAQSITLEEVKARALSAFGPQVKRSTIILNPL; encoded by the coding sequence ATGCGTACTGTCTTGTTACTCTCGGCGTTAATGCTGTCTGGCTGTTCAGCTGCTCCTTACTCAACGCCGATTCAGGCTGATACGAACTGGCACGTCAATCAGCTCTCAAACGGAATGAGATACCACGTCTACCCGACGCAAGATAAAGAGATATCCATTCGTATGGTTGTGAACACCGGCTCGTTTCAGGAGCAGGAAAACCAGAAAGGGTACGCACATTTTGTCGAGCATATGGCGTTTAATGGCAGTACCCACTTTTCTGGTAATGAAGTGGTTAAGCTGTTCGAGCAGTCTGGCGGGAGCTTTGGCGCAGATATCAATGCATTCACGAGCTATCAGCTGACAACATACAAGTTGGATCTCGCTGATAATCTTCATTTGAAAGAAGCTTTAACCTGGATGCGGGACATCGGTGATGGCCTGACATTTTCATCAGAACAAGTTGAAAAAGAAAAAGGCGTGATAATGGGTGAGTGGCGCCGGGCAAATCCGGATGATAAATCTTTTGCTCTCAACGCTTATCAAGCGTCTGTAGAAGGCACTCTTTATGGAGAACATGAGCCGATTGGTACGCGGGAGTCGATTGAAAATGCAACCGCAGCCAGTCTGAAAAGCTTCCATGAACAGTGGTATCAACCTCAGTACACTGACTTGATCGTTACCGGTAATGTGGATTTCGAATCACTTTCAAACCTGATTAATAAGACATTCGCCAGCTGGGAAAGTCGCTCTGAGGTTGTGTTGAAAAAACGCCGTGACATACGAGTGAACACGAAGAATGAAATATTGCCGAGTAATTCAACCGAATCACCCAGTTTGCACCTTGTTATTGAGCGGGGTGCTATCAGTCGCCAGACTATTGAGCAGCAGCATCAGGAATGGCTGGATGAAGTCGCTGGACAGTTAATTCAGCAGCGATTGATTGCTGATCTCAATGATGCGGCGGTGCCATTTCAGTACGCCTACGCTCAGTCGTATTATTCTAACTACCACCGCGTGATGGCGGTCGGCCTCTCATTTTCGCCAGAGCGCCGTGAACAGATGCACGAGTTACTTATGCGCACATTGTCTTCGTTACGTGATAATGGCGTGACGCAAATCGAGTTAGACAGCATTCTGGCCAACTGGCAAGGTGAGTTAGCCAATCTCGATTCAGACTGGAGTAAGCGTAAACCAGACAGCTACGCTGAATCACGGGTATTTCAATTAGAACAAAACAGTGTGAGCCAGTCTAAGCAGAGTTACGCTTACAGTCTGGAAACGTTTCTCGACAGCGCTACGATAGAAAAGTTGAACACTCAGATCAGCGAACTTTTATCCCAGCAACCGAATTTTTCTATCGGCATGGGGCAGAATGAAACACGTGCACAGTTCTCCGGTGCTTTTACTGCACTGAATACTGCCTATCTCCGGGCCGGAGAAAAGCCATTGTTGATGACAGAGAAATCTGGCGCCTTCCTTCAACCCGTAAAGGAAGGCAGCATCATTAGTGAGCGTGAAGAAGCCGGTGGCTTTAAGGTCTATACACTTTCAAATAACGTGGAAGTGTGGTTCCAAAGTGATAAAAAAGCCGCTGGTCGCGCATACATTTACTTTGCCAGCCAAGGGGGAAAAGCCGCGCTGGATAAGCCACTTTATCCGGCGTTCGAAATCGCGACTATGGCAACAGTGAGAAGTGGGCTAGGGAACTTTTCTGGTTCTGAGTTAGACAGTTACTTACGTACTAACAATATTTCTCTTGTCCCGATGCTTGATAGTACCAGCCACGGAGTAAAAGTGACGGCTCAAAAAACGCGCCTAGAGACTGCGTTGAATGCGATCTATAACTTGACCACAGAGTTAAAGGTGGATGAACGTCAACTGAGCGCGGTAAAGCAAGAATTTAAACAGCAACGGCGCGCGTTCTTTGCATCACCAACGGGTAAGTTGATTCAGGAAGCGAACCGGAACGTGTATATGCCGGATAGCCGCCATCGTATGTTAGACAGCAATGGTGTTGATCCCGTGACCTCTGAACAGATACTCGCGGTACACAAACGGTTATTTAATTTCAATGATGGTTTCAAGATGGTGATTGTCGCCGACTTGGCATCAGAGCAACTTGAACCCCTACTGAAAAGGTATGTCGCTTCAATCGAGATGCGCCCGGGTAAGCCGATTGATTATCACGTCTCGTTAAAACCTGATGCGCCGGCTCGATCTGTCATTACAGATGGACATGAACCATCTTCGCTTTACCTGCAGCTTTTGACCAACGCTAACTATGATGCTCAGAGCGGGAGAGACACCATGATAGTTGATATCTTGCACCGTATTAGCTCGGCGCGAGTACTGGATCAGCTGCGAGAGGAGTTAAGTCTGGATTATAACCCGAGTGTTTATCCGATGATTCAGGATCGTGAGCGAGTCTCTCACTGGTTTTTTGAGTCGCAGGTAGACCCAAAGTATGTAGCGATTATGGACAGTCAGCTGAACAAAGTTTTTGATGACCTGGCCGTTAATATTTCGCAGAAAGAGGTAGATATCGCAGTGAGACAACTGGTGGTGGCGATGCAGGGAATGGAGGATAACCCTAGTCAGCGAGCCTGGCTATATGGCCGTTATCTGGTGCATGACTACGGGCTGAAAGAACTGTTGGATGTTGAAAAAGCGGCTCAAAGCATCACCCTGGAAGAGGTTAAGGCTCGTGCCCTTTCAGCATTTGGACCGCAGGTTAAACGTAGCACTATTATTTTGAATCCATTGTAA